In Pseudomonas sp. HR96, the DNA window TGACCAGCACCGCCGGCCCCGCCGACAGCGCGTTGTGTACCACCATCGACAGGCCGATCAGCGCCGCGACGATGGGCACCAGCCACACCAGCGACACATTCAAGCGACGGCGGCGGATTTCCGGGTTGCCCGGTGCCGGTGGAGAATTCGGTGAATCAGTCATCTGCAACCTCTGCATCCCAGATAAGCCGTGGGTCGAAACTCATGGCCGCGAACATCGTCAGTACCACTACAAGACCAAAGAACAGAATGCCCATGCGCGGATCGATGGTGCTCAGCGAGCGAAACTGCACCAGCGCCGCCACCAGGGCGACCACCAGCACATCAAGCATGGACCAATAGCCGATCACCTCGATCAGGCGGTACAACCGGCTGCGCTCGCGCATGGCCCATTGGCTGCGGCGCTGGCAGCTGATCAACAGGGTGCCCAGCACCAGGAACTTGACGCAGGGGACGGCGACGCTGGCGATGAAGATCAGCAGCGCCAGGTCCCACGAGCCGCTTTGCCAGAACTCGATGACACCGCTCATGATGGTGTTTTCGGCAGCGCTGCCGAAGATGCTGGTGTACATCACCGGCAACAGGTTGGCGGGCAGATAGCAGATCAGGGCGGCGATCAGAAAAGCCCAGGTCCGGCTCAGGCTGTTGGGCT includes these proteins:
- a CDS encoding paraquat-inducible protein A; the encoded protein is MSLPPFARDLGLTLCHTCGQACELAGPADADVTCPRCHSLVHRRKPNSLSRTWAFLIAALICYLPANLLPVMYTSIFGSAAENTIMSGVIEFWQSGSWDLALLIFIASVAVPCVKFLVLGTLLISCQRRSQWAMRERSRLYRLIEVIGYWSMLDVLVVALVAALVQFRSLSTIDPRMGILFFGLVVVLTMFAAMSFDPRLIWDAEVADD